The Sphingosinithalassobacter sp. CS137 genome includes a region encoding these proteins:
- the bioD gene encoding dethiobiotin synthase — MSGFVVTGTDTEIGKTVFAAALAGALGASYWKPVQAGLDDGSDAARVAALAGLPPERVLPEAYRLATPCSPHRAAEIDGVEIDPARLALPQVRPLVVEGAGGALVPLTRTLLHADMFARWRLPVVLVARTGLGTINHSLLSIEALRARGVAIHGVAFVGEPVEDSEATIAAIGGVRRLGRLPRLDPLTPETLAVAFAAQFDLADFA, encoded by the coding sequence ATGAGCGGCTTCGTCGTCACCGGTACCGATACCGAAATCGGCAAGACCGTGTTCGCCGCGGCGCTGGCGGGTGCGCTGGGCGCATCCTATTGGAAGCCGGTGCAGGCGGGGCTGGACGACGGCAGCGACGCCGCGCGCGTGGCCGCGCTGGCGGGGCTGCCGCCCGAGCGCGTGCTGCCCGAGGCCTATCGGCTGGCGACGCCCTGTTCGCCGCATCGCGCGGCGGAGATCGACGGCGTCGAGATCGATCCGGCGCGGCTGGCGCTGCCGCAGGTCCGCCCGCTGGTGGTGGAGGGCGCGGGCGGCGCGCTGGTGCCGCTGACGCGCACCCTGCTCCACGCCGACATGTTCGCGCGCTGGCGGCTGCCGGTGGTGCTGGTGGCGCGCACCGGGTTGGGGACGATCAACCACAGCCTGTTGTCGATCGAGGCGCTGCGCGCGCGCGGCGTGGCGATCCACGGAGTCGCATTCGTCGGCGAGCCGGTCGAGGACAGCGAGGCGACGATCGCGGCGATCGGTGGCGTGCGGCGGCTGGGCCGGCTGCCGCGGCTCGACCCGCTGACGCCCGAGACGCTGGCGGTGGCGTTCGCCGCGCAGTTCGATCTGGCGGACTTCGCATGA
- a CDS encoding superoxide dismutase family protein gives MQGLKMATALAGIVALAATAGGCAEETTVVVNDTEANMAAEPMNVMIDGNRMMDGAYQAVAQLRTAEGAEAGQAMVRQVEEGLEVTVYARNVSPGPHGVHVHTTGQCNAPDFQSAGGHWNPTDMQHGLENPQGPHAGDMPNMDVAQDGTGSITFTLPAGTYEGLMDADGAAMMIHAGRDDQQTDPAGDSGDRVACGVFEAA, from the coding sequence ATGCAAGGGTTGAAGATGGCGACGGCGCTCGCCGGGATCGTGGCGCTCGCGGCCACTGCCGGCGGTTGCGCCGAAGAGACCACCGTGGTGGTGAACGACACCGAGGCCAATATGGCGGCCGAGCCGATGAATGTGATGATCGACGGCAATCGTATGATGGACGGCGCCTATCAGGCTGTTGCCCAGCTGCGGACCGCCGAGGGCGCAGAAGCCGGCCAGGCGATGGTGCGACAAGTGGAGGAAGGCCTCGAAGTGACGGTCTACGCCCGCAACGTTTCGCCGGGCCCGCATGGCGTTCACGTCCACACGACCGGGCAGTGCAATGCGCCCGACTTCCAGAGCGCCGGCGGCCACTGGAATCCGACCGACATGCAGCACGGGCTGGAGAATCCGCAGGGTCCCCATGCCGGCGACATGCCGAATATGGACGTCGCTCAGGATGGCACCGGCTCGATCACCTTCACCTTGCCGGCGGGCACCTATGAAGGGCTGATGGACGCCGACGGCGCCGCGATGATGATCCATGCCGGCCGCGACGACCAGCAGACCGATCCGGCAGGCGACAGCGGCGATCGCGTCGCATGCGGTGTGTTCGAGGCGGCATAG
- the otsB gene encoding trehalose-phosphatase — protein MPTSSTIDLPAPPADLLRNASLFLDFDGTLVEIAERPDAVAVDARLLALVARLIDRLDGRVAVVSGRPVAQVLDYLGDAAPAVAGSHGMEFRFADGHIEMVDRPAALQQVQAEMEALAARHPGVLVEEKPLGAALHFRQAPEAEAACGDLATRLAEAHGLHLQTGKMLYEVRTSGGDKGKAIATFMAAPEHAGMRPIFLGDDTTDEPGFESARALGGAGVLVGDPRATAASYRLADVSATLAWLDRAAEALGA, from the coding sequence TTGCCGACCAGCTCGACGATCGATCTTCCCGCGCCGCCGGCGGACCTGCTGCGGAACGCCAGCCTGTTCCTCGATTTCGACGGAACGCTCGTCGAAATCGCCGAGCGGCCCGATGCGGTCGCGGTCGACGCGCGACTGCTCGCGCTCGTGGCGCGGCTGATCGATCGGCTCGACGGGCGCGTTGCCGTGGTCAGCGGCCGTCCGGTCGCGCAGGTGCTCGACTATCTCGGCGATGCGGCTCCCGCGGTCGCCGGCAGCCACGGCATGGAATTCCGCTTTGCCGACGGTCATATCGAAATGGTCGATCGCCCTGCCGCATTGCAGCAGGTCCAGGCGGAGATGGAGGCGCTCGCTGCGCGCCACCCAGGCGTTTTGGTCGAGGAAAAGCCGCTCGGCGCCGCGCTGCACTTCCGCCAGGCGCCCGAGGCCGAGGCCGCGTGCGGCGATCTGGCGACACGGCTCGCCGAAGCCCACGGCCTCCATCTTCAGACCGGGAAGATGCTCTACGAAGTACGCACCTCGGGCGGCGACAAGGGCAAGGCGATCGCCACTTTCATGGCCGCGCCCGAACATGCCGGCATGCGCCCGATCTTCCTCGGCGACGACACGACCGACGAACCCGGGTTCGAATCGGCGCGCGCGCTGGGTGGCGCCGGGGTGCTGGTCGGCGATCCCCGCGCGACGGCAGCGTCCTACCGGCTGGCGGACGTGTCCGCCACGCTCGCCTGGCTCGATCGCGCGGCGGAGGCCCTCGGAGCGTGA
- the acnA gene encoding aconitate hydratase AcnA has protein sequence MTAIGQDSLGTRDTLDVGGKRYGYYSLQKAAAKLGDISRLPFSMKVLLENMLRFEDGTTVTPEDAQAIVDWQQDARSNREIQYRPARVLMQDFTGVPCVVDLAAMRDAITKLGGDAQKINPQVPVHLVIDHSVMVDEFGTPQAFEANVEHEYARNGERYEFLKWGSKALDNFQVVPPGTGICHQVNLEYIGRGVWSSHSPEGDEVAYPDTLVGTDSHTTMINGLGVLGWGVGGIEAEAAMLGQPVSMLIPEVVGFKLTGALREGITATDLVLTVTQMLRAKGVVGRFVEFYGPGLSSMTLADRATIANMAPEYGATCGFFPIDDKTLDYMRLTGRPEEEVALTEAYCRAQGMWHDETSPDPIFTDTLELDMSSVQASLAGPKRPQDRVALTEVDELFNTDLTKVYKKGNPKRVPVTGLDHDIGDGDVVIAAITSCTNTSNPSVLIAAGLVAKKAREKGLTRKPWVKTSLAPGSQVVTDYLAKAGLQDDLDALGFNLVGYGCTTCIGNSGPLAPPISEAINGNDIVAASVLSGNRNFEGRVSPDVRANFLASPPLVVAYAVKGTVTEDITTTPIGQDQNGEDVFLKDIWPSNQEVQDLILSSVREDMFKERYGNVYAGDEHWRKISVEGSDTFQWNPTSTYIANPPYFDGMEMTPAPVRDIVDAKPLAVLGDSITTDHISPAGSIKADSPAGTYLQERQVSKAEFNSYGARRGNHDVMMRGTFANIRIRNEMVPGIEGGMTKYDGETMPIYDAAMRHKADGTPLVVIAGKEYGTGSSRDWAAKGTILLGVRAVIAESFERIHRSNLVGMGVLPLQFAEGVSRETLGLTGDESFTITGVADLRPRQDVEVEVTRADGSKETFQTRCRIDTVNELEYFLNGGILQYVLRKLAA, from the coding sequence ATGACCGCAATCGGCCAGGACAGCCTCGGCACCCGCGACACGCTCGACGTGGGCGGCAAGCGCTACGGCTATTATTCGCTGCAGAAGGCAGCCGCGAAGCTGGGCGACATCAGCCGCCTGCCCTTCTCGATGAAGGTGCTGCTCGAAAACATGCTGCGCTTCGAGGACGGCACGACCGTCACTCCGGAAGATGCGCAGGCGATCGTCGACTGGCAGCAGGATGCCCGCTCGAACCGCGAGATCCAGTATCGCCCCGCGCGCGTGCTGATGCAGGATTTCACCGGCGTTCCCTGCGTGGTCGATCTCGCCGCGATGCGCGATGCGATCACGAAGCTGGGCGGCGACGCGCAGAAGATCAATCCGCAGGTGCCGGTCCACCTCGTGATCGACCATTCGGTGATGGTCGACGAGTTCGGCACGCCCCAAGCGTTCGAGGCGAATGTCGAGCATGAATATGCCCGAAACGGCGAGCGCTACGAGTTTCTAAAGTGGGGCTCCAAGGCGCTCGACAATTTCCAGGTGGTGCCGCCGGGCACCGGCATCTGCCACCAGGTGAACCTCGAATATATCGGCCGCGGCGTCTGGTCGTCCCACTCGCCCGAGGGGGACGAGGTCGCCTATCCCGATACGCTGGTGGGCACCGACAGCCACACCACGATGATCAACGGTCTCGGCGTGCTCGGCTGGGGCGTCGGCGGGATCGAGGCGGAGGCCGCGATGCTCGGCCAGCCGGTGTCGATGCTGATTCCCGAAGTCGTCGGATTCAAGCTCACCGGCGCGCTGCGCGAAGGCATCACCGCCACCGATCTGGTGCTCACCGTCACGCAGATGCTGCGCGCCAAGGGCGTCGTCGGCCGCTTCGTCGAATTCTACGGCCCCGGCCTGTCGAGCATGACGCTCGCCGATCGCGCGACGATCGCCAACATGGCGCCCGAATATGGCGCGACGTGCGGCTTCTTCCCGATCGACGACAAGACGCTCGATTACATGCGCCTCACCGGCCGCCCCGAGGAAGAGGTCGCGCTCACCGAGGCCTATTGCCGCGCGCAGGGCATGTGGCACGACGAGACCAGCCCCGATCCGATCTTCACCGACACGCTCGAACTCGACATGAGCAGCGTCCAGGCCTCGCTCGCCGGCCCCAAGCGTCCGCAGGATCGCGTCGCGCTCACCGAGGTCGACGAGTTGTTCAACACCGATCTCACCAAGGTGTACAAGAAGGGCAATCCGAAGCGCGTGCCGGTCACGGGCCTCGATCATGACATCGGCGACGGCGACGTGGTGATTGCCGCGATCACCAGCTGCACCAATACCTCCAACCCCTCGGTGCTGATCGCCGCCGGTCTCGTCGCCAAGAAGGCGCGCGAGAAGGGGCTGACGCGCAAGCCCTGGGTCAAGACCAGCCTCGCGCCCGGCTCGCAGGTCGTCACCGACTATCTCGCCAAGGCGGGGCTGCAGGACGATCTCGACGCGCTCGGCTTCAATCTCGTCGGCTATGGCTGCACGACCTGCATCGGCAACTCGGGCCCGCTCGCGCCGCCGATTTCCGAAGCGATCAACGGCAACGACATCGTTGCCGCTTCGGTTCTCTCGGGCAACCGCAACTTCGAAGGCCGCGTGTCGCCGGACGTGCGCGCCAACTTCCTCGCCTCGCCGCCGCTGGTGGTCGCCTATGCGGTGAAGGGCACGGTGACCGAGGACATCACGACGACGCCGATCGGGCAGGACCAGAACGGGGAGGACGTGTTCCTCAAGGATATCTGGCCCTCGAATCAGGAGGTCCAAGACCTGATCCTCTCCAGCGTCCGCGAAGACATGTTCAAGGAACGCTACGGCAACGTCTATGCCGGCGACGAGCATTGGCGGAAGATCAGCGTCGAGGGATCGGACACTTTCCAGTGGAATCCGACGTCGACCTACATCGCCAACCCGCCCTATTTCGACGGAATGGAGATGACGCCGGCGCCGGTGCGCGACATCGTAGATGCCAAGCCGCTCGCGGTGCTCGGCGATTCGATCACCACCGATCACATCTCGCCGGCCGGCAGCATCAAGGCGGATTCGCCCGCGGGCACCTATCTGCAGGAGCGCCAGGTCTCGAAGGCCGAGTTCAACAGCTATGGCGCGCGTCGCGGCAACCATGACGTGATGATGCGCGGCACTTTCGCCAACATCCGCATCCGCAACGAAATGGTGCCGGGCATCGAAGGCGGCATGACGAAGTATGACGGCGAAACCATGCCGATCTACGACGCCGCGATGCGCCACAAGGCGGACGGAACGCCGCTCGTCGTGATCGCGGGCAAGGAATATGGCACCGGATCGTCGCGTGACTGGGCGGCGAAGGGCACGATCCTGCTCGGCGTCCGCGCCGTCATCGCCGAGAGCTTCGAGCGCATCCACCGCTCCAACCTCGTCGGCATGGGCGTGCTGCCGCTCCAGTTCGCCGAGGGCGTGAGCCGCGAGACTTTGGGCCTCACCGGCGACGAAAGCTTCACGATCACGGGCGTCGCGGACCTCCGCCCGCGTCAGGACGTCGAAGTCGAAGTCACGCGCGCCGACGGCTCGAAGGAGACGTTCCAAACCCGCTGCCGGATCGATACCGTCAACGAGCTGGAGTATTTCCTCAACGGCGGCATCCTCCAATACGTGCTGCGCAAGCTCGCCGCCTGA
- a CDS encoding adenosylmethionine--8-amino-7-oxononanoate transaminase, which produces MSDSPIWHPFTQHGLGEPIPLVVRAEGAALYTADGRRIIDAISSWWVTTHGHCHPRILAAVAEQAGRLDQIIFAGWTHEPAEAVAQGLRAVMPPELTRMFFSDSGSTSVEVALKMALGFWANRGEPRHRILVLEHSYHGDTIGAMSVGARGVFNAAYAPLLFDVGTIPFPAESAEQACLDALEAECAAGVVAAFIVEPLVLGAGGMLIYSAEVLAEMAAICARHGVLFIADEVMTGWGRTGTLLACEQASVVPDILCLSKGLTGGAVPLAVTMAREPIYAAHWSADRAKMFFHSSSYTANPIACAAAAANLAIWRDEPVRERVATLAARQAERLAAAATLPNVANPRALGTIAALDIAVPDAGYLSDLAPRLLAHFREAGVLLRPLGNTLYVMPPYCIGEADLDAIWGEIGRAVATIV; this is translated from the coding sequence ATGAGCGACTCGCCGATCTGGCATCCCTTCACCCAGCACGGGCTGGGCGAGCCGATCCCGCTGGTCGTGCGGGCCGAGGGCGCCGCGCTCTACACCGCCGACGGGCGGCGGATCATCGACGCGATCTCGTCCTGGTGGGTGACGACGCACGGCCATTGCCATCCGCGCATCCTGGCGGCAGTCGCCGAGCAGGCGGGGCGGCTCGACCAGATCATCTTCGCCGGCTGGACTCACGAACCTGCCGAGGCAGTGGCGCAAGGGCTGCGCGCGGTGATGCCGCCGGAGCTGACGCGCATGTTCTTCTCCGATTCCGGATCGACCAGCGTCGAAGTGGCGCTGAAGATGGCGCTCGGCTTCTGGGCGAACCGGGGCGAGCCGCGGCACCGCATCCTGGTGCTCGAACACAGCTATCACGGCGACACGATCGGCGCGATGTCGGTGGGCGCGCGCGGCGTGTTCAACGCAGCCTATGCGCCGCTGCTGTTCGACGTCGGCACGATTCCCTTTCCAGCCGAGAGTGCCGAGCAGGCGTGCCTCGACGCGCTGGAGGCAGAGTGCGCGGCCGGCGTCGTGGCGGCGTTCATCGTCGAGCCGCTGGTGCTCGGCGCGGGGGGAATGCTGATCTATTCCGCCGAAGTGCTCGCGGAGATGGCGGCGATCTGCGCCCGACACGGCGTGCTGTTCATCGCCGACGAAGTGATGACCGGCTGGGGCCGCACGGGCACGCTGCTGGCGTGCGAACAGGCCAGCGTGGTGCCCGATATCCTGTGCCTGTCGAAAGGGCTGACCGGCGGCGCGGTGCCGCTTGCGGTGACGATGGCGCGCGAGCCGATCTATGCGGCGCATTGGAGCGCGGATCGGGCGAAGATGTTCTTCCACTCGTCGAGCTACACCGCCAATCCGATCGCCTGCGCGGCGGCGGCGGCGAACCTCGCGATCTGGCGCGACGAGCCGGTGCGCGAGCGAGTCGCGACCCTGGCGGCGCGGCAGGCCGAGCGGCTCGCGGCGGCGGCGACGCTGCCGAACGTGGCGAACCCGCGCGCGCTGGGGACGATCGCCGCACTCGACATCGCGGTGCCCGACGCGGGCTATCTCTCGGATCTGGCGCCGCGGCTGCTCGCGCACTTTCGCGAGGCGGGGGTGCTGCTGCGTCCGCTGGGCAACACGCTCTACGTCATGCCGCCCTATTGCATTGGCGAGGCCGATCTGGACGCGATCTGGGGCGAGATCGGGCGCGCCGTGGCGACGATCGTCTGA
- a CDS encoding acyl-CoA thioesterase, whose amino-acid sequence MSAETPHVHEHPIDVRPEDIDFMGHVNNAVYLTWVQDAVIDYWRRVAPAEAVAQHLWVALKHEITYRKPAFLNDNVVAHVVAEGVQGARTFFSTIIKRGEDVLAEVQSSWCCLDAETKRPARLARSVVQRFVPG is encoded by the coding sequence ATGTCCGCCGAAACGCCCCATGTCCACGAACATCCGATCGACGTCCGCCCCGAGGACATCGACTTCATGGGGCACGTCAACAATGCGGTGTATCTCACCTGGGTGCAGGATGCGGTGATCGATTACTGGCGGCGCGTGGCGCCCGCCGAAGCAGTCGCGCAGCACCTGTGGGTCGCGCTGAAGCACGAGATCACCTATCGCAAGCCCGCATTCCTGAACGACAATGTCGTCGCGCATGTGGTGGCTGAAGGCGTGCAGGGCGCACGGACCTTTTTCTCGACGATCATCAAGCGCGGCGAGGACGTGCTCGCCGAGGTCCAGTCGAGCTGGTGCTGCCTGGACGCCGAGACCAAGCGGCCGGCGCGGCTGGCGCGCAGCGTGGTGCAGCGGTTCGTTCCCGGCTGA
- a CDS encoding DUF2147 domain-containing protein yields the protein MKFPLTAAAALAALTTAPAQAQEGGIAGTWRTEDGSALVQIAPCGSQMCGRITRVLRSDRGPNPLDMNNPDESLRSRPIRGLTILSGFTRDGAVWRGRIYDPKSGKTYRSVLERTDPSRLSVKGCIAVFCREQSWSRAS from the coding sequence ATGAAGTTTCCCCTGACCGCCGCCGCCGCGCTCGCTGCGCTGACCACCGCTCCCGCCCAGGCGCAGGAAGGCGGCATCGCCGGCACCTGGCGCACCGAAGACGGCTCGGCGCTGGTGCAGATCGCTCCCTGCGGCAGCCAGATGTGCGGCCGCATCACGCGGGTGCTGCGCTCTGACCGCGGGCCCAACCCGCTCGACATGAACAATCCCGACGAATCGCTGCGCTCCCGGCCGATCCGCGGCCTCACCATCCTCAGCGGCTTCACGCGCGACGGCGCGGTCTGGCGCGGGCGCATCTACGATCCCAAATCGGGCAAGACCTATCGCTCGGTGCTCGAGCGAACCGATCCCTCGCGCCTCAGCGTGAAGGGTTGCATCGCGGTCTTCTGTCGCGAGCAGAGCTGGAGCCGCGCGAGCTGA
- a CDS encoding 8-amino-7-oxononanoate synthase — MFDAQSKDLERLGRIGRRRELHPRAGADFASNDYLGLAESARLREAVAEALVRGVPVGSGGSRLLRGNHAEHEALEAEAAAFFGSEAALYFSSGYAANATLLATLPQRGDLIVHDALIHASAHEGMRLARAESVGVAHKDAQAVDEAIARWRRAGGRGTAWIAVESLYSMDGDRAPLEDLADVAARHDAVLLIDEAHATGVFGPDGRGLAAGLEGQANVVALRTCGKALGCEGALVCGPQVVIDHLVNRGRGFIFSTAPSPLMAAAVRASLKILADAPERRTALSQLVRDAEALFAPLGVRATGSQILPLVLGEDRRTMEVAQALQVRGFDVRGIRPPTVPEGTARLRISLTLNVSRGQVAALADALREALG; from the coding sequence GTGTTCGACGCGCAGAGTAAGGATCTCGAACGGCTCGGCCGGATCGGGCGGCGGCGGGAGCTGCACCCGCGCGCGGGCGCGGACTTTGCCTCGAACGACTATCTGGGGCTGGCGGAGAGCGCACGGCTCCGCGAGGCGGTGGCCGAGGCGCTGGTGCGCGGCGTGCCGGTGGGGTCGGGCGGATCGCGGCTGTTGCGCGGCAACCATGCCGAGCATGAAGCGCTGGAGGCCGAGGCGGCGGCGTTCTTCGGCAGCGAGGCCGCGCTGTATTTTTCCAGCGGCTATGCCGCGAACGCCACGCTGCTGGCGACGCTGCCGCAGCGCGGCGACCTGATCGTGCACGATGCGCTGATCCACGCCAGCGCGCACGAGGGGATGCGGCTGGCGCGCGCGGAGAGCGTGGGCGTGGCACACAAGGACGCGCAGGCGGTGGACGAGGCGATCGCGCGCTGGCGGCGCGCGGGCGGGCGCGGCACGGCCTGGATCGCGGTCGAGAGCCTGTACAGCATGGACGGCGATCGCGCGCCGCTCGAGGACCTGGCCGATGTCGCTGCGCGGCACGATGCGGTGCTGCTGATCGACGAGGCGCATGCGACGGGAGTGTTCGGTCCCGATGGGCGCGGACTCGCGGCGGGGCTGGAGGGGCAGGCGAATGTCGTCGCCCTGCGCACCTGCGGCAAGGCGCTGGGATGCGAAGGTGCACTGGTCTGTGGGCCGCAGGTCGTTATCGACCATCTGGTCAATCGCGGGCGCGGCTTCATTTTCTCGACCGCGCCGTCGCCGCTTATGGCGGCCGCGGTGCGCGCGAGCCTGAAGATCTTGGCCGATGCGCCCGAGCGGCGGACGGCACTCTCGCAGTTGGTGCGTGACGCGGAGGCGCTGTTCGCGCCGCTGGGCGTGCGCGCGACCGGATCGCAGATCCTGCCGCTGGTCCTGGGCGAGGACCGCCGCACGATGGAAGTGGCGCAGGCGCTGCAGGTGCGCGGGTTCGATGTGCGCGGTATCCGGCCGCCGACCGTGCCCGAAGGAACCGCGCGGCTGCGCATTTCGCTGACGCTGAACGTCTCTCGCGGCCAGGTCGCGGCGCTGGCGGACGCGCTGCGCGAGGCGCTGGGATGA
- a CDS encoding S-methyl-5'-thioadenosine phosphorylase — protein sequence MGGWTIGIIGGSGLYDVEGIEGGEWVEVESPWGAPSDAVFRGRVGHAQVVFLPRHGRGHRISPSELNARANIDVLKRLGVTDVLSVSSVGSLVEDRPPGSFTVADQFIDRTKGRPSSFFGTGMVAHVSMADPVCPRLARLAADAAKTTGVQVDAGGTCLVMEGPQFSTRAESHLYRSWGCHIIGMTAMPEAKLCREAELPYALVGMVTDYDCWREEEEAVDVAQVIAQLSGNAEKARAMVLNLLRALPQERDPSPIDTCLDTALITAPHVRDPALLAKLDAVAGRAL from the coding sequence ATGGGCGGCTGGACGATCGGGATCATCGGCGGATCGGGGCTCTATGACGTCGAAGGCATCGAAGGCGGCGAGTGGGTGGAGGTGGAAAGCCCCTGGGGCGCGCCCTCGGACGCGGTATTCCGCGGCCGGGTGGGCCATGCGCAGGTGGTGTTCCTGCCGCGTCACGGCCGCGGCCACCGGATCAGCCCGTCCGAGCTCAACGCCCGCGCCAATATCGATGTGCTCAAGCGGCTGGGCGTGACCGACGTGCTGTCGGTTTCGTCGGTCGGCTCGCTGGTGGAGGATCGGCCGCCGGGCAGCTTCACCGTGGCCGACCAGTTCATCGACCGGACCAAGGGGCGGCCGTCCAGCTTCTTCGGCACCGGCATGGTCGCGCATGTCTCGATGGCCGATCCGGTCTGCCCGCGGCTCGCGAGGCTGGCGGCGGATGCAGCAAAGACGACGGGAGTCCAGGTGGATGCCGGCGGCACCTGTCTGGTGATGGAGGGGCCGCAATTCTCGACTCGTGCGGAAAGCCATCTCTATCGCAGCTGGGGCTGCCACATTATCGGCATGACCGCGATGCCCGAGGCCAAGCTGTGCCGCGAGGCGGAGCTGCCCTATGCGCTGGTCGGCATGGTGACCGATTACGACTGCTGGCGCGAGGAGGAGGAAGCGGTCGACGTGGCGCAAGTGATCGCGCAGCTTTCGGGCAATGCCGAAAAGGCGCGGGCGATGGTGCTCAACCTGCTGCGCGCGCTGCCGCAGGAGCGCGATCCGAGCCCGATCGACACATGCCTCGACACCGCGCTGATCACGGCGCCGCACGTTCGCGATCCGGCGCTGCTCGCCAAGCTCGATGCGGTCGCGGGGCGGGCGCTGTGA
- a CDS encoding FKBP-type peptidyl-prolyl cis-trans isomerase, which yields MLLATPAAAQEAPERSQDAAWHNRQFAALAALDPAEGWRPLERGVLWRRVKGDGSGQHPSITDRVRIHYAGQLIDGTEFDSSWARGEPATFPLGRLIPGWQIAVPQMGVGDTIEIAVPPDAGYGPLGKGPIPGGAVLLFTIELFAVNPAE from the coding sequence ATGCTTCTCGCGACCCCCGCAGCCGCGCAGGAAGCGCCCGAGCGGTCGCAGGATGCCGCATGGCACAACCGCCAGTTCGCCGCGCTCGCCGCGCTCGACCCTGCAGAGGGGTGGCGCCCGCTGGAGCGCGGCGTGCTGTGGCGCCGCGTCAAGGGCGACGGTTCGGGCCAGCATCCGAGCATCACCGATCGTGTGCGGATCCACTATGCCGGGCAGCTGATCGACGGCACCGAGTTCGACAGCAGCTGGGCGCGCGGCGAACCGGCGACCTTTCCGCTGGGGCGGCTGATTCCCGGCTGGCAGATCGCCGTGCCGCAGATGGGCGTGGGCGACACGATCGAAATCGCGGTGCCGCCCGACGCGGGCTATGGACCGTTGGGCAAGGGCCCGATCCCCGGCGGCGCGGTGCTGCTGTTCACGATCGAGCTGTTCGCGGTGAACCCGGCGGAATAG